In Verrucomicrobiia bacterium, a genomic segment contains:
- a CDS encoding glycosyltransferase family 4 protein, with translation MGVVFIAPVIPLDVAMMAAALERAGWLDRLVTRWCFTGSGWARARRFRCPERWLRRPQAPVGREHLLRVPLADVRQKGAAWFGGGQIKALDKSFARVDQAGAKLVTGQTGAVLAREDSCIESFHQAAEWGRPRLYQLPSAHCATVERLIRREAVEFPEAFDRGEMEAEFAPARLQRKSEELDLATWVLCPSNFAANSVRAAGAAAERICTLPLGSDTRWSPVATVERGPVFLCVGKVCARKGIHRVLRVWKKLGAWRTHRLRLIGELGLPHRFLAEFSGCFEHVARVAREALPIEYSRAQALVFNPVADGFGHVFAEAMACGAPVLASRNCGAPDLVTDGVEGRLFDYGDDEQLGATLDWALTHPRELGLMGAGARRRALTWGWEQFSRGFLEWLEPLINLGR, from the coding sequence ATGGGCGTAGTTTTTATCGCGCCGGTCATTCCGTTGGATGTGGCGATGATGGCGGCGGCGTTGGAACGGGCAGGCTGGCTGGACCGCCTTGTCACGCGGTGGTGTTTTACCGGTAGCGGGTGGGCGAGGGCGAGGCGATTCCGGTGTCCCGAGCGGTGGTTGCGCCGGCCACAGGCCCCCGTCGGCCGCGAGCATTTGTTGCGTGTGCCGCTGGCGGACGTGCGGCAGAAAGGAGCCGCTTGGTTTGGAGGCGGCCAGATTAAGGCCCTGGATAAATCGTTTGCGCGGGTGGACCAGGCGGGGGCAAAGCTGGTAACCGGCCAGACAGGGGCGGTGCTGGCGCGGGAGGACTCGTGCATTGAGAGCTTTCACCAAGCCGCTGAGTGGGGGCGTCCACGGCTCTACCAGTTGCCTAGCGCGCACTGCGCCACGGTGGAACGCTTGATAAGACGTGAGGCGGTTGAATTTCCCGAGGCATTTGACCGGGGCGAAATGGAAGCGGAATTCGCGCCTGCCCGGCTGCAACGGAAGTCAGAGGAACTCGACCTGGCCACCTGGGTGCTGTGTCCCTCGAATTTCGCAGCAAACAGCGTGCGGGCGGCCGGCGCGGCCGCAGAGAGAATCTGCACATTGCCTTTGGGAAGTGATACACGGTGGAGCCCCGTGGCAACAGTCGAACGGGGTCCGGTGTTCCTTTGCGTCGGCAAAGTCTGCGCGCGTAAAGGTATCCACCGGGTCTTGCGCGTATGGAAGAAACTCGGGGCCTGGCGCACCCACCGGCTGCGGCTGATCGGTGAGCTTGGCTTGCCGCACCGATTCCTTGCCGAGTTCAGCGGGTGCTTCGAGCATGTCGCCCGGGTGGCCCGCGAAGCATTGCCCATCGAATATAGTCGCGCCCAGGCGCTCGTGTTTAATCCGGTTGCAGACGGTTTTGGCCATGTGTTTGCCGAAGCGATGGCCTGCGGCGCCCCCGTGCTGGCCAGCCGCAATTGCGGCGCGCCCGACCTGGTGACCGATGGCGTGGAAGGCCGGTTGTTCGATTACGGCGACGACGAGCAACTTGGGGCGACTCTCGATTGGGCCCTGACCCACCCGCGCGAGCTGGGTCTAATGGGCGCCGGCGCCCGGCGCCGCGCTCTCACCTGGGGTTGGGAGCAATTCAGCAGAGGGTTTTTAGAGTGGTTGGAACCGCTGATAAACCTCGGCAGGTAA
- a CDS encoding glycosyltransferase family 1 protein: MRVIHFQRRPADGQVSIERVFNQLRAAMPAGIHCSAHISPCFSRGILPRLANILDARAHCAQLNHIVGDSHYLALALDPTRTILTVHDCAPLLRLRGPKRFLVRWFWFELPLRRAAIVTAISDATRRELARLLPRIRRPVRVVHNCLPTHFRPEPKPFNQHDPLLLQVGTAPNKNLERLILAMAGLPCRLRIIGKLGPQHLRLLRSHAIQYDNLPRATEAELIESYRQSDAVLFASTYEGFGLPILEANAIGRPVLTGNCLSMPEVAGPAACLVDPYDAGSIRQGLVRIISDSQYRQRLVGAGFQNVKRFSPKSIAAQYAAIYRELQGNVA, from the coding sequence ATGCGTGTCATCCATTTCCAACGCCGGCCCGCCGATGGCCAGGTGAGCATCGAGCGCGTGTTCAACCAACTCCGGGCCGCCATGCCGGCGGGCATCCATTGCAGCGCGCATATTAGCCCCTGCTTCAGCCGGGGCATCCTGCCGCGCCTGGCCAACATCCTCGACGCCCGAGCCCACTGCGCCCAACTCAATCATATCGTGGGCGATTCCCATTACCTCGCCCTCGCCCTCGACCCAACCCGCACCATCCTCACCGTCCACGACTGCGCACCCCTCCTTCGGCTCCGCGGACCAAAACGCTTCCTCGTCCGGTGGTTCTGGTTCGAACTTCCACTGCGCCGCGCCGCCATCGTCACCGCCATCTCCGACGCCACCCGGCGCGAACTCGCCCGCCTTCTGCCCCGCATCCGCCGCCCCGTGCGCGTGGTCCATAACTGCCTGCCGACCCATTTCCGCCCGGAGCCTAAGCCCTTCAACCAACACGACCCGTTGCTCCTGCAGGTCGGCACCGCCCCCAACAAAAACCTCGAACGCCTCATCCTGGCCATGGCCGGACTGCCTTGCCGCTTGCGCATCATCGGCAAGCTGGGTCCACAACACCTGCGCCTGTTGCGCAGCCATGCCATCCAATACGACAACCTGCCTCGCGCCACCGAGGCCGAACTCATCGAGTCCTACCGGCAATCCGATGCGGTGCTCTTCGCCTCGACTTACGAAGGGTTCGGGCTGCCCATCCTGGAAGCCAACGCCATTGGGCGCCCGGTCCTCACCGGCAATTGCCTGTCCATGCCGGAAGTGGCCGGTCCCGCGGCCTGCCTGGTGGACCCCTACGATGCGGGCTCGATCCGCCAGGGCCTTGTGCGCATCATCTCGGATTCGCAATACCGCCAGCGCCTGGTCGGCGCCGGATTCCAAAACGTCAAGCGGTTTTCACCCAAAAGCATCGCGGCCCAATACGCCGCCATATACCGCGAGTTGCAGGGAAACGTGGCATGA
- a CDS encoding LamG domain-containing protein: MKNMNGKLSGMARILLGTLTIAAAFAAQVQAQSFLTNGLVAYYPFNGNANDASGHGNNGTAQNVTFATVSNRLAAIFTGALNSSVQVADSPSLDITNAVTVSLWFDCFGDTQWVGCLLDKAWKQPVSMDWSYRAWSVWWQGPDIIAPQWTANYAQWMPEAGATSVSHNQWYHMVAIADGGNGLCKFYTNGVVAASVIVTPFTVSAGPFPLVIGAPVAQTASNQTGFLGAINDVRIYNRALSASEVQQLYVYESGPRVDLMKAVKPTFSNLTPTTNYQLQVSADLSTWTNQGSAFTATNTSMVYPQYWDVDNWNQLFFRLQVAP; encoded by the coding sequence ATGAAAAATATGAATGGCAAGCTGTCGGGAATGGCTAGAATACTGCTTGGAACTCTCACAATCGCGGCGGCTTTTGCCGCTCAAGTTCAAGCTCAATCCTTTCTCACCAACGGTCTGGTGGCGTATTATCCATTCAACGGGAATGCGAACGATGCGAGCGGACATGGGAACAACGGGACAGCACAAAACGTCACCTTCGCAACTGTGAGCAACCGGCTGGCGGCGATTTTCACAGGTGCCCTTAACTCGTCCGTTCAGGTCGCCGACTCACCATCGCTTGACATCACCAACGCCGTAACCGTGAGCCTGTGGTTTGATTGCTTCGGAGATACCCAGTGGGTAGGGTGCTTGCTGGATAAAGCTTGGAAACAGCCGGTTTCTATGGACTGGTCCTATCGTGCTTGGTCAGTCTGGTGGCAGGGCCCCGATATAATCGCCCCCCAGTGGACCGCCAACTACGCACAGTGGATGCCAGAAGCTGGCGCAACCTCGGTGAGTCACAATCAGTGGTATCATATGGTCGCTATCGCCGATGGGGGGAATGGTCTCTGTAAGTTCTATACGAACGGGGTTGTGGCAGCATCGGTTATTGTTACTCCATTCACGGTGAGTGCAGGTCCCTTTCCCCTTGTAATCGGGGCCCCTGTTGCTCAAACCGCTAGTAATCAGACTGGTTTCCTCGGCGCCATTAACGATGTTCGCATTTACAACCGTGCCCTTTCGGCTTCCGAAGTCCAGCAGTTATATGTGTATGAGTCCGGGCCACGGGTGGATTTGATGAAGGCAGTCAAGCCGACATTCTCCAATCTCACCCCTACGACCAACTACCAATTACAGGTGTCGGCGGATTTGAGCACATGGACCAACCAAGGCTCGGCGTTCACAGCCACCAACACCAGCATGGTTTATCCGCAGTATTGGGACGTGGACAACTGGAACCAACTTTTCTTCCGGCTCCAAGTGGCACCATAG
- a CDS encoding helix-turn-helix transcriptional regulator: MDRSTAFAVVLRTHRQAKGISQELLAEKADIHPTHVGLIERSLRNPSLNVAKAIASALGLSLADMIAEAERIQGKGA, from the coding sequence ATGGACAGGTCCACGGCCTTTGCAGTGGTGTTAAGGACACACCGGCAGGCCAAAGGCATTTCCCAAGAGCTTTTAGCCGAGAAGGCCGATATTCACCCCACCCATGTCGGCCTCATTGAAAGGTCGCTCCGCAACCCAAGCCTTAATGTCGCCAAGGCCATCGCGAGTGCCCTCGGTTTGTCGCTGGCGGACATGATTGCCGAAGCTGAACGAATTCAAGGAAAGGGAGCCTGA
- a CDS encoding LPXTG cell wall anchor domain-containing protein, which produces MNTNVQTHTDFIWSFQFDKGAAAVTIGLALVALVVLVVLARKRKKP; this is translated from the coding sequence ATGAACACGAATGTCCAGACCCACACCGACTTCATTTGGTCGTTTCAGTTCGATAAGGGCGCGGCTGCCGTCACGATTGGGCTGGCGCTTGTCGCTCTGGTCGTGCTAGTGGTGTTGGCGCGAAAGCGTAAGAAACCATGA